Genomic segment of Scardovia inopinata JCM 12537:
TACTGTATTCATTTTCTATCATCGTAAATTCTCTTCCGAATCCTCGATTTTAAGCCAAAAAATAGCACACTTTTATTTACATCCCTTCTATGGTTCCCCTGTCTTTTCATACAAACTCACCAGCAGGCACTGAATAATACAAGATATATAGAGGGTCACATAAGCCTCAGAACCAACTGATAAGCAGAAAATTGTTCCCAGGTAATCGTATAGTCATGAAACATGCAAGGAGGAAAGGCATATAGTTTATACCATCCTTATTTTCCTGGCATGCAACATCATACATAGGAAGGATAGAGCAATGAAGAATTCTTCACCACTCTTCAGACTGGGAGCTCTGATTGCATCTGCTGCAACTGTCTTTGCTCTTGCAGCATGCGGAACAGCAAATTCAGGAACTGCCAAGAAGGTGAATACTGAATCAGCTAGTGGCACTCCTGTTACCTACACAGGAACCCTGCCCATGCCGTCAACAACCGGCGTTTATAACAATCCCCAGCCAAGGAGCAATCTGAAGGATAATGGAACGCTGACCCTGTCAATCAACGAGATTGGCCCTGATTGGAATGCTTTCAGCGTCAACGGCAACACCAAGTATATGAACACCCTGTGGAGCTATTATATGCCTACTCTCTGGCTGTATAACGCTGATGGTTCCACTGTTAAACCCAACAAGAATTACGTCACCTCCTACAAGGTTGCTAAGGCCAATGGCAAGCAAACCATTACCCTGAATTTCAACCCGAAGGCCAAGTGGAACGACGGAACAGCCATTGACTGGACAGCAGTCAAAGCAGCCTGGACTGTGCAAAACGGCAAGGATAAGAACTACACTCCTGCCAGCACTACAGGCTGGGAGCAGGTTGAAGATGTCAAGCAGGGAGATAATGCCAAGCAGGCAGTTATCACCATGAAGACACCGTACTACCCTGCCACCTCTTTCATTAGCATCTACCCGCCTCAGGCTGTGAATGCTAAGACCTATACCTCTGGCTGGACTGACAATCCTCACGACAAGGAATGGGGAGCCGGCCCCTACGTTGTCAAGAACAAGACAACGTCCCAGGTCACCTTCACTCCTAACCCCAAGTGGTGGGGAAACAAGCCCAAGATGACCACCGTCACCTTCAAGGCCCTGGAGGATCAGGCAGCCCTCAACGCTTTCAAGAACGGCGAAATAGCTGCTACTGGTCTTTCTACTGCTGATGACATCAAGACCGTTAAGTCAGTCAAGGGTGCAACCATCCGCCGTGGATATGATTCCAGCGTCAGCGTATTTGAGTTCAATGCCAAGAAAGGCGTTCTCAAGGATATCAATGTTCGTAAGGCAATCGTCCAAGGCATCGATCGTAATCAGATGACAAAGATTGCTTTTGCTGGTCTTGACTGGAATACGCCAGTTCCTGGCAGCGAGCTCCTCTACCCCACCCAGAAGGGATATGAGGATAATATGCCTAAGGAGGCCGCCTTCAACACAGCCAATGCTAAGAAAACTCTGGAAGCAGACGGCTACAAGCTGGGCAGCGACGGATACTACGCCAAGAATGGCAAGACCCTGGCCGTGTCTTACACCACTTTCGGTGATGGATCTAAGATTAAAGCCCGCGGCCTGGCCGTACAAAAGATGATGAAGAACATCGGCATCAAACTCACCATTGACAACAAGGGCAGCTCCGAGTTCTCCAACACCATCACTTCCGGAAATTACGACATCGTAGGTATGGGCTGGTCCGGCGCTAATCCCACTGATGGTTTCACCTCCGGATATCAGCTCTACGGTTCTGATTCCGACTCTAACTATGCCTTTGTTGGTTCCAAGGCCGCCGATAAGCTTCTGAAGAAGGTTACCACCATTGCTGATTCCCAGAAGCAGATTGACACCCTGAACCAGGGCGAGAAGCTGGCTCTTAAGTGCTACGGCACTCTCCCCTATGCAAACCCACCGGTCATGGGTGTCTACGCCAAGGGACTTGCCAACTACGGACCTTCTTCCTGGAAGACAGTTCTCGTTGAAGACATTGGCTGGCAGAAGAACTAGTTAGTCTAGGTTAGCCTAGCTCGTCACCTTAACGAGGAAACCTAACTAGACAAGACAATAAAACAGAATAAAATTCACAGTGAGGGCGGATTCCGCAGGGAACCCGCCCTTTTTGTATATTTTGTTTTGTATACCTTATTATCATTGTCCTTCGAATTATCCATTCGTGGATTTATCACCAGTCACTTGAAGAATTGAAGATCACAATATTATTGGAAACTCATCGAGCCCGGGGGTGGGCCGTAATATACGTCTCAATCAGAGTCTGCGGAGAAATATGAGTGTACAGCTGAGTTGTAGTCACTGATGCATGACCTAAAAGTTCTTGAACAGTACGGACGTCTGCCCCACCTCGAATCAAGTGAGTGGCACAAGAGTGGCGCAAGGTATGGGGATGGACTTCCTTGCTGATATGCGCTCGATTTGCCGCAGCCTGAACGATTTCCCAGACCGACTGTCGGGACAGGCGTTTGCCCCGCTTATTAAGAAAAACAGCTCTCAACTCTGGCCCTGATCTAGCTTTATCCTGCAGATACTGGCGGGGACCATGCAAATAGCGATTCAGGGCTGAACAGGCATATGATCCCAGGGGGACCAGGCGCTGCTTTGATCCCTTTCCCATAAGACGGGCACAGCGGGAATCTAGATCCAGATCAGTCATATTAAGCCCTACCGCCTCTGATACCCTGGCACCGGTTGCGTAAAGAAATTCCAATAATGCCCTGTCCCTGAGGATCACGGGATCTGTATCCCTCTCAGTGCTGGTCATTTCCATCATTCTGGAGACCTCATCTATGGTCAATACATCCGGCAAATGGGCAGCAGCTTTAGGGGGTTTTACCGTCTGAGAAACATCTGTCTGAATCTGGCCACGGGAAGAAAGATAACGATGATACTCGTGGATAGATGCCAGACGTCTGGCAATAGACTTCTGAGACTCCCCAGCCAGCGATAAGGATGCTACGAAATCTTCCACATTTTGCTGGCTGATCTGACCCGGATCTGTAACCTTCTTGTGAGTCAGCCAGCTGACATACTTGATCAGATCAGATTCATACGCCTTAACAGTTGCTGCAGCCAACCCGCGCTCAACAGAAATATATCCGAGAAAAAGAGAAAGG
This window contains:
- a CDS encoding ABC transporter family substrate-binding protein; translation: MKNSSPLFRLGALIASAATVFALAACGTANSGTAKKVNTESASGTPVTYTGTLPMPSTTGVYNNPQPRSNLKDNGTLTLSINEIGPDWNAFSVNGNTKYMNTLWSYYMPTLWLYNADGSTVKPNKNYVTSYKVAKANGKQTITLNFNPKAKWNDGTAIDWTAVKAAWTVQNGKDKNYTPASTTGWEQVEDVKQGDNAKQAVITMKTPYYPATSFISIYPPQAVNAKTYTSGWTDNPHDKEWGAGPYVVKNKTTSQVTFTPNPKWWGNKPKMTTVTFKALEDQAALNAFKNGEIAATGLSTADDIKTVKSVKGATIRRGYDSSVSVFEFNAKKGVLKDINVRKAIVQGIDRNQMTKIAFAGLDWNTPVPGSELLYPTQKGYEDNMPKEAAFNTANAKKTLEADGYKLGSDGYYAKNGKTLAVSYTTFGDGSKIKARGLAVQKMMKNIGIKLTIDNKGSSEFSNTITSGNYDIVGMGWSGANPTDGFTSGYQLYGSDSDSNYAFVGSKAADKLLKKVTTIADSQKQIDTLNQGEKLALKCYGTLPYANPPVMGVYAKGLANYGPSSWKTVLVEDIGWQKN
- the xerD gene encoding site-specific tyrosine recombinase XerD; its protein translation is MTEIKKNDSNGLPEAYSTSLSLFLGYISVERGLAAATVKAYESDLIKYVSWLTHKKVTDPGQISQQNVEDFVASLSLAGESQKSIARRLASIHEYHRYLSSRGQIQTDVSQTVKPPKAAAHLPDVLTIDEVSRMMEMTSTERDTDPVILRDRALLEFLYATGARVSEAVGLNMTDLDLDSRCARLMGKGSKQRLVPLGSYACSALNRYLHGPRQYLQDKARSGPELRAVFLNKRGKRLSRQSVWEIVQAAANRAHISKEVHPHTLRHSCATHLIRGGADVRTVQELLGHASVTTTQLYTHISPQTLIETYITAHPRAR